A section of the Bacillus pumilus genome encodes:
- a CDS encoding ornithine--oxo-acid transaminase: MTQTKELIQQTEQYGAANYHPLPIVISEAEGVWVTDPEGNRYMDMLSAYSAVNQGHRHPRIIEALKKQADRVTLTSRAFHNDQLGPWYEKICKLTNKDMALPMNTGAEAVETAIKAARRWGYDVKGIEENRAEIIACVGNFHGRTMTAVSLSSEAEYQRGFGPMLPGIKLIPYGDIEALREAITPQTAAFLIEPIQGEAGIVMPPEGFLKDAKALCEQNHVLFIADEIQVGLARTGKMFACDWEDIEPDMLILGKALGGGVFPISCVVANRDILGVFNPGSHGSTFGGNPLACAVSLAALDVLIDEKLAARSMELGEYFKDKLSRIQSPMIKEVRGRGLFIGMELTEAARPYCEKLKQAGLLCKETHETVIRFAPPLTISKEDLDWAIGHIEALFQA; the protein is encoded by the coding sequence ATGACACAGACAAAAGAATTGATTCAACAAACAGAACAATATGGAGCGGCAAACTATCATCCACTGCCAATTGTCATTTCAGAGGCTGAGGGAGTGTGGGTGACAGACCCTGAAGGCAATCGATATATGGATATGCTAAGTGCGTATTCTGCAGTGAACCAAGGACATCGCCACCCTCGCATCATTGAAGCGCTAAAAAAACAGGCAGACCGTGTGACACTCACGTCGAGAGCCTTTCATAATGATCAGCTTGGCCCTTGGTATGAGAAAATTTGCAAACTGACGAATAAAGACATGGCACTCCCAATGAATACAGGTGCTGAGGCTGTAGAAACAGCCATAAAAGCCGCAAGACGCTGGGGCTATGATGTAAAGGGAATCGAAGAGAACCGTGCAGAAATCATTGCGTGTGTTGGCAATTTCCATGGGAGAACGATGACGGCTGTGTCTCTTTCCTCAGAAGCAGAATATCAAAGAGGTTTCGGTCCAATGCTTCCTGGAATTAAGCTGATTCCTTACGGAGATATTGAAGCGTTACGTGAAGCAATCACACCACAGACAGCGGCTTTCCTCATAGAACCGATTCAAGGTGAAGCAGGTATTGTCATGCCACCAGAAGGATTCTTGAAAGATGCAAAAGCGCTTTGTGAACAAAACCATGTGCTGTTCATTGCAGATGAAATTCAAGTGGGATTAGCACGAACAGGTAAGATGTTTGCTTGTGATTGGGAAGACATTGAGCCAGATATGCTGATTCTTGGGAAAGCTTTAGGCGGCGGAGTATTCCCAATCTCATGTGTCGTAGCAAACCGTGATATTTTAGGTGTGTTTAACCCCGGTTCTCATGGGTCTACTTTTGGAGGAAATCCACTTGCATGTGCGGTGTCGCTTGCTGCACTGGATGTCTTAATCGACGAAAAACTTGCAGCACGCTCTATGGAGCTTGGTGAATACTTCAAAGACAAATTGTCACGCATTCAAAGTCCTATGATTAAAGAAGTGCGTGGACGCGGACTATTTATAGGCATGGAGCTGACAGAGGCAGCTAGACCTTATTGTGAAAAGCTAAAACAAGCAGGTTTGTTATGTAAGGAAACCCATGAAACCGTCATCCGTTTTGCACCACCGCTGACCATTTCAAAAGAAGATTTAGACTGGGCGATTGGTCATATTGAAGCATTGTTTCAAGCTTAA
- a CDS encoding sigma-54 interaction domain-containing protein — protein sequence MKKDLHTAKLENEIDLYKQMLDLIDVGVHAIDENGHTVVYNKKMMEIESLKRSDVLHKNVLDFFAFQDEMHSTLVQALRTGKQTVHAKQTYHNYNGKEITTINHTYPLVRDGLIQGAVEISNDVTKLERLIHHNMKKKGSTRFTFESIIGQSPAFLEVIEHAKRVTRTSSYVLIVGETGTGKELFAQSIHNGSSRSSGPFITQNCAALPDNLIESLLFGTQKGAFTGAADQPGLFEQAQGGTLLLDEINSLNPHLQAKLLRVLQEKRVRRLGSTKEIAVDVRVIANMNEDPVDAIAGGRMRKDLFYRLGIVTLFIPPLSERKEDIPTFVNHFIQKYNELFQMKVKAADEEVLALFKAYDWPGNVRELEHVIEAGMNMMMDEDELSMHHLPYHFRFKQMEGRPPAQLQTNSLQQTVAADTFVYTSPEQTTDFQTQMERFEKQYIVHYLEKMDDNISQTAKLLGMSRQSLQYRMKKLHISRQ from the coding sequence GTGAAAAAAGATCTGCATACCGCAAAGCTTGAAAATGAGATTGATTTATATAAACAAATGCTCGATTTAATTGATGTCGGGGTTCATGCAATTGATGAGAATGGACATACGGTTGTTTATAATAAAAAAATGATGGAGATTGAGTCTTTAAAACGCTCTGATGTTCTCCATAAAAATGTACTCGATTTCTTCGCCTTTCAAGATGAAATGCACAGTACACTTGTCCAAGCGCTGCGTACCGGAAAACAAACCGTACATGCCAAGCAGACGTATCATAATTACAATGGAAAAGAAATTACAACGATTAACCATACATATCCGCTCGTTCGAGACGGTCTCATTCAAGGGGCTGTTGAAATTTCGAATGATGTCACCAAGCTGGAACGGCTGATTCATCACAATATGAAGAAAAAAGGAAGCACTCGCTTTACCTTCGAATCCATTATTGGACAAAGCCCTGCATTTTTAGAGGTGATTGAGCATGCGAAACGAGTGACACGCACCTCTTCTTATGTGCTCATTGTTGGCGAAACAGGGACTGGGAAAGAACTGTTTGCTCAAAGCATTCATAACGGCAGCAGCCGGTCATCTGGACCATTTATTACCCAAAATTGTGCGGCACTGCCTGATAATCTGATTGAAAGCCTGCTTTTTGGTACACAAAAAGGAGCTTTTACGGGAGCAGCTGATCAGCCTGGCTTATTTGAGCAGGCGCAAGGAGGAACCTTGCTTTTAGATGAGATCAACTCATTAAATCCTCATCTTCAAGCAAAACTACTGCGCGTCTTACAGGAGAAACGCGTGAGAAGGCTTGGCAGCACAAAGGAAATCGCTGTTGATGTAAGAGTGATTGCCAATATGAACGAGGACCCTGTGGATGCCATCGCAGGTGGACGCATGCGTAAAGATTTATTTTATCGTCTCGGTATTGTCACCTTATTTATTCCGCCGCTTTCTGAACGAAAAGAGGACATTCCTACGTTTGTGAATCATTTTATTCAAAAATATAATGAGCTGTTTCAAATGAAGGTGAAGGCAGCTGATGAAGAGGTACTTGCCCTTTTTAAGGCGTATGATTGGCCAGGCAATGTAAGAGAACTGGAGCATGTGATTGAGGCGGGGATGAATATGATGATGGATGAAGACGAATTAAGTATGCATCACCTTCCCTATCATTTTCGATTTAAGCAAATGGAAGGCCGTCCTCCTGCGCAATTGCAAACTAATTCTTTGCAGCAAACCGTAGCTGCTGACACCTTTGTCTATACAAGCCCTGAACAAACGACTGATTTTCAAACCCAAATGGAACGATTCGAAAAACAATACATCGTCCATTACTTAGAAAAAATGGACGATAATATTTCACAGACTGCTAAGTTATTGGGCATGAGCAGGCAAAGTCTGCAATATCGAATGAAAAAGCTACATATTTCTCGTCAATAA
- a CDS encoding FadR/GntR family transcriptional regulator translates to MKYKQIKTKKIYEEIADALIESIRTGELLPGEKLDSVQALSESFQVSRSAVREALSALKAIGLIEMKQGEGTYVKQFDPEQLAFSLSPAFLMKQHDVRQLLEVRTIIETGAVKKAALLRTDDDLHQLRDALEQMKQAEAREEIGEEADLTFHLALAKASKNDILKVLMNQVSTLLVETMRETRKVVLFSTKASIRKLYEEHEQIYKAVMARQPEEAEKAMLTHLKNVETLLGDVLQKPAEQSDTQ, encoded by the coding sequence TTGAAATATAAACAAATAAAAACCAAAAAAATATATGAAGAAATTGCGGATGCATTAATCGAATCCATTCGTACTGGTGAGCTTCTTCCGGGAGAAAAATTAGATTCGGTTCAAGCGCTTTCAGAAAGCTTTCAAGTCAGCCGTTCCGCTGTGAGAGAGGCGCTGTCTGCTCTCAAGGCAATCGGATTAATAGAAATGAAACAAGGGGAAGGCACATATGTGAAGCAGTTCGATCCGGAACAGCTCGCATTTTCTTTATCTCCTGCATTTTTAATGAAGCAGCATGATGTCAGACAGCTCCTTGAAGTGAGAACGATTATTGAAACAGGTGCTGTCAAAAAGGCGGCGCTGCTTCGGACGGACGATGACCTTCATCAGCTGCGTGATGCACTCGAACAAATGAAGCAAGCAGAAGCCCGTGAAGAAATTGGTGAAGAGGCAGATCTCACCTTCCATCTTGCATTAGCCAAAGCCTCGAAGAATGACATATTAAAGGTGTTAATGAATCAAGTCTCAACCTTGTTAGTCGAAACGATGCGGGAAACGAGAAAAGTTGTGTTATTCTCAACGAAAGCCTCGATTCGGAAGCTTTACGAAGAACATGAACAAATTTACAAAGCCGTCATGGCCAGGCAGCCAGAAGAAGCAGAGAAAGCGATGCTTACGCATTTGAAAAATGTAGAAACCTTGCTCGGTGATGTGCTACAAAAACCAGCAGAACAGTCAGATACACAATAA
- the rpoN gene encoding RNA polymerase factor sigma-54: MSLNLQQEQVLKQVLTQELRQAITLLQLNSTELGEYLDQLALENPLIERKDTDSYQPVYHKKSQDRMTEPYRTHQKESLQMYLKKQAIDLNLNEKNQKIFHFMIESIDSNGYLNEPVDEMAAVLKVSAEEVEAVLHQLQSLEPAGIGARSLQECILLQLRRKKERWYEAELIIDEHFFLFARKAWKEIAAKTGISMKTLQAVQDEVSQLEPRPGIHFSYEEDHMYIEPDVTITVVQDHITFELNQRAFPDVEMNERYFAMIQDQKRHEAYVYLKEKEQQYNWLVQALKQRKQTMTHVVREIILHQTDFFLTGKHKMKPLTMRRIADILQVHESTVSRTVKGKMVQTPYGLMEMKQFFQAKLEGPSLEEASSYTVKTYITELIQTENKKKPYSDQQMMTKLQQTFGIRVSRRTIAKYREQMNLPSSTLRKRYD; encoded by the coding sequence ATGAGCCTTAATCTGCAACAAGAACAAGTATTAAAGCAGGTGCTCACACAAGAACTCAGGCAGGCCATTACATTGCTCCAGCTGAATAGCACTGAGCTTGGCGAGTATCTTGACCAGTTAGCGCTTGAGAACCCTCTGATTGAGCGGAAAGACACGGACAGCTATCAACCAGTTTATCATAAAAAATCTCAAGACCGAATGACAGAGCCGTATCGAACGCATCAAAAAGAAAGCCTGCAAATGTATTTAAAGAAACAAGCCATTGATTTAAATCTAAATGAAAAGAATCAAAAAATCTTTCATTTTATGATCGAGTCCATTGATTCCAACGGCTATTTAAATGAACCGGTTGACGAAATGGCAGCTGTCTTAAAGGTGTCAGCTGAAGAAGTAGAAGCCGTCCTTCATCAGCTTCAATCACTAGAGCCTGCTGGTATTGGGGCGAGATCATTACAAGAATGCATCCTGCTTCAACTAAGAAGAAAAAAGGAACGCTGGTACGAAGCCGAGCTGATCATCGATGAGCACTTTTTTCTCTTTGCAAGAAAGGCTTGGAAGGAAATCGCGGCGAAAACAGGCATTTCCATGAAAACACTACAAGCAGTACAAGATGAGGTGTCGCAGCTTGAACCAAGACCAGGCATCCATTTCTCATACGAAGAAGATCATATGTATATAGAGCCAGATGTAACAATTACTGTCGTGCAGGATCACATTACATTTGAGCTGAATCAGCGCGCTTTCCCAGATGTTGAAATGAATGAAAGATACTTCGCCATGATTCAAGACCAAAAGCGTCATGAAGCATATGTGTATCTAAAGGAAAAAGAGCAGCAGTACAATTGGCTTGTCCAAGCGCTGAAGCAAAGAAAACAAACGATGACCCATGTCGTTCGTGAGATTATCTTACACCAGACAGATTTTTTCCTTACAGGGAAACATAAAATGAAACCGCTTACGATGAGGCGGATCGCAGATATCTTGCAAGTGCATGAGTCCACAGTCAGCCGAACAGTGAAAGGGAAAATGGTGCAAACCCCTTATGGTCTCATGGAAATGAAACAATTTTTCCAAGCAAAGCTAGAAGGACCCTCGCTGGAAGAGGCATCTAGCTATACAGTCAAGACGTACATCACAGAGCTGATCCAAACGGAAAATAAGAAAAAACCGTATTCAGATCAGCAAATGATGACGAAACTACAGCAAACCTTTGGCATCCGAGTGTCGCGCAGAACCATTGCGAAATACCGTGAACAAATGAATCTTCCATCATCTACACTGCGGAAGCGCTATGATTAA
- the yvfG gene encoding protein YvfG: MSELFSVPYFVDNLKQHIAMNQNEDKIHAMNAYYRSVVSTLVQDQLTKNAVVLKRIQHLDEAYQKVKKESE; the protein is encoded by the coding sequence ATGTCTGAACTTTTTTCCGTTCCATACTTTGTTGACAACTTGAAACAGCACATCGCCATGAATCAAAATGAAGACAAAATTCATGCGATGAATGCCTATTACCGCTCAGTGGTGTCAACACTTGTACAAGATCAGCTGACCAAAAACGCTGTGGTTTTGAAGCGTATTCAGCATCTTGATGAGGCGTATCAAAAGGTGAAAAAAGAAAGTGAATGA
- a CDS encoding MATE family efflux transporter: protein MNHRAYLALAIPLTISTMTTPLLGAVDTAVVGQLANPAYIGGVAVGSLIFSTLYWLFGFLRVSTSAFAAQANGAQSEEQGVLAFLRPFLIAIIVGLCFIALQWPIIQSAFLVISPAADVRQFAADYFHIRIWGAPFTLMNYVILGWLMGMAKMKEALSLQILINVMNMVLALLLVHVFSFAVKGVAAATLISELTAFVLGAWIIMKHSKNGFQMPSLKKIMDTQAVQKMFHVNKDLFIRTICLLVVINMFTAKGASFGTEMLAANAILFQIHYIMAYLFDGFANASSILVGRSVGANDRTLYERTLTLSRQWALVMACLIASVYFLLKEPILGLFTNLPRLLDVTLGYADWLVLYPFAACFGLVIYGVFTGATEIAPVRNSMLFAMVLFIVVQAAVTPIWHNHGLWFSFIIYTVGRSGFLMMYKSRLDQKLFAKEKHPLPL from the coding sequence GTGAACCATCGAGCGTATTTAGCTTTAGCCATTCCTTTAACCATCTCAACGATGACCACTCCATTACTTGGAGCTGTTGATACAGCTGTTGTCGGTCAGCTTGCCAATCCCGCATATATTGGAGGCGTCGCGGTTGGCAGTCTTATTTTCAGTACACTCTATTGGCTCTTTGGTTTTTTGCGGGTGAGTACATCTGCGTTTGCCGCTCAGGCAAACGGGGCGCAGAGTGAAGAGCAGGGCGTACTTGCTTTTCTAAGACCCTTTTTAATCGCCATCATTGTCGGCCTTTGTTTTATTGCTCTGCAATGGCCTATTATTCAATCTGCTTTTCTCGTGATCTCTCCCGCTGCGGATGTTCGGCAATTTGCAGCAGATTACTTTCATATTCGAATTTGGGGTGCGCCGTTTACCTTGATGAATTATGTGATATTAGGCTGGCTGATGGGAATGGCAAAAATGAAAGAAGCCCTCTCTTTACAAATCTTGATCAATGTCATGAATATGGTACTTGCCCTTCTGCTTGTTCATGTGTTTTCGTTTGCAGTCAAAGGGGTGGCGGCTGCGACATTGATATCTGAATTAACCGCCTTTGTGCTAGGCGCATGGATCATCATGAAGCATTCAAAAAACGGGTTCCAAATGCCGTCTCTTAAAAAAATCATGGATACACAGGCAGTGCAGAAAATGTTTCATGTGAATAAAGATTTGTTTATTCGAACGATTTGTCTGCTCGTCGTGATTAACATGTTTACAGCAAAAGGAGCTTCTTTTGGAACAGAGATGCTGGCGGCCAATGCCATCTTATTTCAAATTCACTACATCATGGCTTATTTGTTCGATGGTTTTGCCAATGCATCCAGCATCCTTGTGGGCAGATCAGTTGGAGCAAATGACCGCACCCTTTATGAGAGAACTTTAACCCTTTCAAGGCAGTGGGCACTTGTTATGGCATGCCTCATTGCGTCGGTTTATTTTCTCTTAAAAGAGCCGATCTTGGGCTTGTTTACAAATCTTCCGCGTCTTCTAGATGTGACATTAGGCTATGCAGACTGGCTCGTTCTCTATCCGTTTGCCGCTTGTTTCGGTTTGGTCATATACGGCGTATTTACAGGTGCAACAGAAATTGCCCCTGTCAGAAATTCGATGCTGTTTGCGATGGTCTTGTTTATCGTTGTTCAAGCAGCAGTTACGCCTATTTGGCACAATCATGGTTTATGGTTTTCCTTTATCATCTATACAGTTGGACGGTCTGGCTTTTTGATGATGTACAAATCAAGGCTTGATCAGAAACTTTTTGCAAAAGAAAAACACCCTTTGCCATTATGA
- the nikE gene encoding nickel import ATP-binding protein NikE has translation MHLLEVKAVSHSYNNRSFLMKKKGADQVLNGVDLIIEEGTCVGLLGQSGAGKSTLGRIILGLEKPKAGQVLFEGQDIYCADQRTRKHYRRHVQAVFQDSYSAVNPRWTVEQILSEPLENYETMSRKERKSVLIHWLERVGLSEKDLSKYPHQFSGGQLQRINIARALLLQPKLVVLDESVSSLDMVTQGVILDLLVELKKELGVAYLFITHDMTAAYHLSDQLAILDQGELVAQFQSKDDFFSSEEKAVQKMRDAMLADHPLSRTIGRPFR, from the coding sequence TTGCATTTATTAGAAGTGAAAGCAGTTAGTCATTCATACAACAACCGGTCGTTTCTGATGAAAAAAAAAGGCGCAGACCAAGTTTTAAACGGCGTCGATTTAATCATTGAAGAAGGCACGTGCGTCGGATTGCTGGGGCAAAGCGGCGCAGGGAAAAGCACGCTAGGCCGTATCATACTTGGTCTAGAGAAGCCAAAAGCCGGTCAGGTTCTCTTTGAAGGGCAGGATATATATTGTGCAGATCAACGAACACGCAAACATTATCGCCGGCATGTGCAAGCGGTGTTTCAAGATTCGTACTCGGCGGTCAATCCAAGGTGGACAGTCGAACAAATTTTATCCGAGCCGCTTGAAAACTATGAAACCATGAGCCGAAAAGAACGTAAAAGCGTGCTCATCCATTGGCTGGAAAGAGTCGGGCTCAGTGAAAAGGATTTGTCTAAATATCCGCATCAATTCAGCGGTGGTCAGCTGCAAAGGATCAACATTGCTAGAGCCTTATTGCTGCAGCCAAAGCTCGTCGTACTGGATGAATCCGTCAGCAGTCTAGACATGGTCACACAGGGTGTCATTTTAGATTTATTAGTAGAATTAAAGAAGGAACTAGGTGTCGCTTACTTATTTATTACACATGATATGACAGCAGCCTATCACTTAAGTGATCAATTGGCGATATTGGATCAAGGTGAACTTGTTGCTCAATTTCAATCAAAGGATGATTTCTTTTCATCAGAAGAGAAAGCGGTGCAAAAAATGAGAGATGCAATGCTCGCAGACCATCCTTTGTCCCGAACAATTGGTAGACCGTTTCGATAA
- a CDS encoding ABC transporter ATP-binding protein, which produces MINVQESILQIENLHVQTKTPHGTTSLIQDVSFEVGRGQIVGLIGESGCGKTVTSMSILHMLDRKTTDVTGSITLQGRELIGMSERDMRSIRGKDISYIMQNPMNSFTPVWTIGHQLIETIRRHTTVSKRQAKAKAMDALAQMNLPQPDKLLNKYPFELSGGMLQRVMIAMAACMHPPLLIADEPTTALDVHTQKLVLEHLNHIRHEYGTAILLITHDLGVIAEMADQVVVMRQGEMVEKAEVLELFENPKHDYTKKLLAARPSIPAVCPI; this is translated from the coding sequence ATGATCAATGTGCAAGAGTCCATTTTACAAATAGAGAACCTGCATGTGCAGACGAAAACGCCTCATGGGACAACCTCTCTTATTCAGGACGTATCGTTTGAAGTAGGGCGTGGTCAAATCGTTGGATTAATAGGTGAGAGCGGCTGCGGGAAAACAGTCACAAGTATGTCGATCTTACATATGCTTGACCGGAAAACAACGGATGTTACTGGCAGCATCACATTACAAGGACGAGAATTGATCGGTATGAGTGAAAGGGATATGCGTTCTATTCGGGGTAAGGACATCTCGTATATTATGCAAAATCCAATGAACAGCTTTACTCCTGTATGGACGATCGGTCATCAGCTGATTGAAACCATCCGCCGGCATACCACTGTTAGTAAAAGGCAGGCAAAAGCGAAGGCGATGGATGCGTTAGCGCAGATGAATCTGCCGCAGCCAGACAAGCTATTAAACAAGTATCCTTTTGAACTAAGCGGCGGCATGCTGCAACGTGTCATGATTGCCATGGCTGCCTGTATGCACCCGCCTCTCCTCATAGCAGATGAACCAACAACTGCTTTAGATGTACACACGCAGAAACTGGTGCTGGAGCATCTGAACCACATTCGTCATGAGTATGGAACCGCCATTTTGCTCATTACTCACGACCTTGGCGTCATTGCAGAAATGGCAGATCAGGTTGTTGTCATGAGGCAGGGAGAAATGGTAGAGAAAGCAGAAGTGCTGGAGCTTTTTGAAAACCCAAAGCATGATTATACAAAGAAACTATTAGCAGCTCGTCCATCCATCCCAGCTGTTTGCCCGATTTGA
- the nikC gene encoding nickel ABC transporter permease subunit NikC, with translation MMTKGKYLFSHQKMISICVVFLGLLLIVTICAPWIAPHDPAAVNLAMKLKGSSWEYPLGTDQLGRCNLSRILYGARVSLGCALLIFLSSLLIGLIVGVLSGYKGGWIDHVLMRICDGIMAFPNLVLILGLVGIFGPGLSQVVLALMLVQWVYYARVFRGMVLSLKEQNFIAAAKISGTSHWNIMRKHMIPNVLPPLAVIGTLEMGWAIMDISAMSFLGLGVQPPMPEWGAMIHEGKSYIQTNPQLMLYPGLVIMAVVVLFNLLGEALSEKYGIKRRV, from the coding sequence ATGATGACAAAAGGAAAATATCTCTTCTCTCATCAAAAGATGATCTCGATCTGCGTGGTGTTCCTTGGTCTATTGCTGATTGTCACAATATGTGCACCGTGGATTGCCCCGCATGATCCGGCGGCTGTCAATCTAGCGATGAAGCTAAAGGGGTCTTCGTGGGAGTATCCTCTTGGGACAGATCAATTAGGCCGGTGCAATTTATCACGAATTTTATATGGTGCCCGTGTTTCACTAGGCTGTGCGTTATTAATCTTTCTCTCTTCTTTATTGATTGGGTTAATCGTTGGGGTGTTGTCAGGTTATAAAGGCGGCTGGATCGATCACGTCTTAATGAGAATCTGCGACGGGATCATGGCATTCCCGAACCTAGTGCTGATCCTCGGACTAGTCGGCATCTTCGGTCCTGGACTGTCTCAAGTTGTGCTGGCTTTGATGCTTGTACAATGGGTATACTATGCTCGCGTCTTCAGAGGAATGGTACTGAGTTTAAAGGAACAGAACTTTATTGCCGCGGCGAAAATTAGCGGGACATCCCACTGGAATATCATGAGAAAGCATATGATTCCAAATGTCTTGCCGCCACTCGCTGTCATTGGCACACTTGAAATGGGCTGGGCGATTATGGACATTTCAGCAATGTCCTTTCTCGGATTAGGCGTTCAGCCTCCTATGCCAGAATGGGGAGCGATGATCCATGAAGGAAAATCGTATATTCAAACGAATCCGCAGTTGATGCTGTATCCAGGTCTTGTCATCATGGCTGTCGTCGTTCTTTTTAATTTACTAGGAGAAGCCCTTTCAGAGAAATATGGTATCAAACGCCGAGTGTAA
- the nikB gene encoding nickel ABC transporter permease subunit NikB, with product MGRYIVKRMLSIIPVFLLATLFTTGMIHLSPVDPAEAYLAAAHIQPTDEILSQKRSEFGLDQPFYMQYLHTIEKVIHLDFGKSYMSNQPVLHEVIYRIPATIQLALTSLLIAICVSIPLGFFSGMRKNGIVDHVSRLVSFLGASIPTFVLGYLLIFFFSVKLDLLPVEGVGTWAHLILPSVTLAVPLIAMYTRLLRSSVSEALQEPFVQYARIRGLKERSIMFKHVLRIAISPMLTGLGVNLGKLLTGTIIVEAVFSWPGFGRFFIEAIFNRDLPVIQFYVLMAACIFILSSLIVDLLQLIIDPRISRKEGRQS from the coding sequence ATGGGCCGCTATATCGTCAAACGCATGCTATCAATCATCCCTGTATTTTTATTAGCCACTCTTTTCACGACTGGTATGATTCACCTTTCTCCAGTTGACCCGGCGGAGGCATATTTAGCAGCGGCTCATATCCAGCCAACGGATGAAATATTATCGCAAAAACGAAGTGAATTTGGATTAGACCAACCGTTTTATATGCAATATCTTCACACCATTGAAAAAGTCATTCACCTTGATTTTGGTAAGTCATATATGTCTAACCAGCCTGTGCTTCATGAGGTGATCTATAGAATACCCGCGACGATTCAGTTGGCGCTGACTAGTCTACTGATCGCTATCTGTGTCAGCATTCCACTCGGATTTTTCAGCGGCATGAGGAAAAATGGAATTGTTGATCATGTGAGCCGGCTCGTTTCTTTCTTAGGAGCATCTATCCCGACGTTTGTCTTGGGGTATTTGCTCATCTTCTTTTTTTCCGTGAAGCTCGATCTTCTACCGGTTGAAGGGGTCGGAACATGGGCGCATCTCATCCTGCCGTCGGTCACACTGGCCGTCCCTTTAATTGCGATGTATACAAGGCTATTACGATCAAGTGTGAGTGAGGCGCTACAAGAGCCGTTTGTTCAATATGCGAGAATCAGAGGATTAAAGGAACGGTCAATCATGTTCAAGCATGTATTGAGAATTGCGATATCGCCCATGCTGACAGGGCTTGGGGTGAATCTTGGCAAGCTGCTCACAGGAACCATTATCGTCGAGGCAGTTTTTTCATGGCCAGGGTTTGGACGCTTCTTTATTGAAGCGATCTTTAACCGGGATCTGCCGGTCATTCAATTCTATGTCCTCATGGCAGCATGTATCTTTATCTTGAGCAGCTTGATTGTGGACTTACTTCAGCTGATCATTGACCCCCGTATTTCCAGAAAGGAAGGCCGCCAGTCATGA